From a region of the Raphanus sativus cultivar WK10039 unplaced genomic scaffold, ASM80110v3 Scaffold0113, whole genome shotgun sequence genome:
- the LOC130501185 gene encoding glycine-rich domain-containing protein 2-like, which produces MDKEMDQELEWLEAQKIEISVDLFSAAKQQLQFLGAVDRNRWLYDGPALERAIYRYNAYWLPLLANYTESSSTCQGPLVPPLDCEWVWHCHRLNPVRYKTDCEELYGRLLDNSGVLSSVNGSCNLQTENLWKRLYPMEPYDLDLNKAISKPEDTSVLEKRTTTYDLVSAVKRQCPFYYQVSRAHVDNEVFLQEAVARYKAFLYLIKRNRENSIKLFCVPTYDIDLIWHTHQLHAVSYCKDLTKMIGNVLEHDDTDSDRSKGKKLDTGFSGTTSQWEETFGRRYWKAGAMNRGDTPKPVTTSPYVFLGKKLPAKEDAIKFPEVKVIEVVLEIVGVKNLPDTHKGNVFIVFSKTQPDSLFNTERNLTACGEKQVAMFKCEPTGELSFQLMSSKSKTLLGSASLSLSEFLCPVTRLSVEKWLELTTPVQRGKAISLRVAVSFTPPTRSPTVLHLVQARPSVKDSCFFPMLGNVSKSFTRVVDETETELISLHMRNHNNARQVIGVKESGETLVLATYDGCVWSLLEAKWSLKQTSSLDGPVFEIFGVRMVKVYYGRKLVYETKRCAKLRSEQDFMTAVEFSKQYPYGKAVGLLDLKFGSFEANERWLVLPGLVSAFILNDLLKNEGFCGAAKDIVKGNGITVKLEEETMMHVNINGGARCLSKELNSGNMVEEEGGHCGGCGGCGGCGGGSGCGGGGGRCGNMMTNENVTTGGGSCTGGSTGCGGCGGAGGGCGNMMTNENVPSLVAAAEAPIDAVAA; this is translated from the exons ATGGACAAGGAAATGGATCAAGAACTGGAGTGGCTCGAAGCTCAGAAGATAGAGATAAGCGTTGACCTCTTTTCTGCAGCCAAACAACAGCTTCAGTTCCTCGGAGCGGTTGACCGGAACCGGTGGCTCTACGACGGCCCTGCACTTGAAAGAGCCATCTACAG ATACAATGCTTACTGGCTTCCTTTGCTCGCTAACTACACTGAGTCTTCATCGACCTGCCAAGGACCATTAGTCCCTCCTCTTGACTGTGAATGGGTTTGGCATTGCCACAGGCTTAATCCG GTGAGGTACAAGACTGATTGTGAGGAACTCTATGGGAGACTCCTTGACAATTCTGGCGTTTTATCTTCCGTAAATGGAAGCTGCAATTTACAAACTGAGAATCTATGGAAGAGATTGTACCCTATGGAGCCTTATGACCTTGACTTGAATAAGGCAATCTCAAAGCCAGAGGATACCTCAGTTCTAGAGAAACGCACCACCACTTATGATCTTGTTTCAGCTGTCAAGAGGCAATGTCCATTTTACTACcag GTTTCAAGAGCTCATGTAGACAATGAAGTCTTCCTACAAGAAGCTGTGGCTAGATACAAAGCGTTTCTTTACTTGATcaagagaaacagagaaaactCCATTAAGCTTTTCTGTGTTCCGACTTACGACATAGATCTTATCTGGCACACACACCAGCTCCACGCTGTCTCTTACTGCAAGGACTTGACCAAGATGATTGGTAATGTCTTGGAGCATGATGATACAGACTCTGACCGTAGCAAAGGTAAGAAGCTTGACACTGGTTTCTCTGGAACTACTTCTCAGTGGGAGGAAACATTTGGTCGAAGGTATTGGAAAGCCGGTGCTATGAACCGAGGTGACACCCCAAAGCCAGTCACAACTTCTCCTTATGTTTTCTTGGGAAAGAAGTTACCTGCGAAAGAGGATGCAATCAAGTTTCCAGAGGTGAAAGTCATTGAGGTTGTCTTGGAGATTGTTGGGGTCAAGAACTTACCAGACACTCATAAAGGAAATGTATTTATTGTGTTCAGCAAAACACAACCTGATTCTCTGTTTAACACTGAGCGTAACCTAACGGCTTGTGGTGAAAAGCAAGTTGCTATGTTCAAGTGTGAACCTACAGGAGAGCTTAGTTTCCAACTAATGTCTTCTAAATCTAAAACCTTATTAGGTTCTGCTTCTTTGTCGCTTTCTGAGTTTCTGTGTCCAGTTACTAGACTCTCTGTTGAGAAGTGGCTGGAGTTAACAACACCAGTTCAAAGGGGAAAGGCCATCTCTCTACGAGTTGCTGTCTCCTTCACTCCACCAACTCGTAGCCCCACAGTTCTACATTTGGTTCAAGCAAGACCATCAGTGAAAGACTCTTGTTTCTTTCCTATGCTTGGAAACGTTTCTAAGAGTTTTACACGAGTTGTTGATGAGACAGAAACAGAGTTGATCAGTCTCCATATGAGGAACCACAACAACGCAAGACAAGTGATTGGTGTGAAAGAGAGTGGTGAAACTCTTGTTCTAGCAACTTATGATGGGTGTGTCTGGTCTTTGCTTGAAGCAAAATGGTCACTTAAGCAAACAAGCAGTCTTGATGGTCCTGTCTTTGAGATTTTTGGTGTGAGAATGGTGAAAGTTTATTATGGAAGGAAGCTGGTGTATGAGACAAAACGTTGCGCGAAGCTAAGAAGTGAGCAAGATTTCATGACAGCTGTCGAATTCTCAAAGCAGTATCCTTATGGTAAAGCTGTGGGGTTGCTAGACTTGAAGTTTGGTTCTTTTGAG GCTAATGAGAGATGGTTGGTTTTACCTGGATTAGTATCTGCTTTCATACTCAATGATCTTCTTAAGAATGAAGGTTTTTGTGGAGCTGCAAAAGACATAGTCAAAGGTAATGGGATAACTGTGAAGctagaagaagaaacaatgatGCATGTGAACATCAATGGGGGTGCTAGGTGCTTGTCCAAGGAGCTTAACAGTGGGAACATGGTGGAAGAAGAAGGTGGTCATTGTGGTGGTTGTGGTGGATGTGGAGGATGTGGCGGTGGCAGTGGGTgcggaggaggtggtggaagatGTGGTAATATGATGACCAATGAAAATGTTACCACAGGTGGCGGCTCCTGCACTGGCGGTTCCACTGGATGCGGTGGGTGCGGTGGAGCCGGTGGAGGATGTGGTAATATGATGACCAATGAAAATGTTCCATCATTAGTAGCAGCAGCGGAAGCTCCCATCGACGCAGTTGCAGCTTGA
- the LOC108854853 gene encoding probable E3 ubiquitin-protein ligase EDA40 — protein sequence MMNGLKRTFWISKHRKTDDNRVDDRAKPTSRFGFFSNPSTPKSETRPDSASSTLRCQSWAATAVATPSPSLPASPNLQCITSGDVTPTASTPRRNRSPLSLLSLSSPSSPKSPASFSLLKAKLCFTKSNGSRCGICLQSAKAGRGTAIFTAECSHTFHFPCVASRAGDLNLLAACPVCGASWRETSLLPLSPLHDLRSPESSGSDSRTRESSSSKKSLRVYNDDEPLISSPISPAGFNTILESDENDDGEEEEDNGGFKGFFVNTPSPLTSKKKRLTDSVDVKLSSEAAVVAVGRGNETYSVLMKIKSPPLPSSRRRPPVDLVTVLDVGGSKIETVRRAMRLVISSLRENDRLSMVSFSSSSKRLSPLRRMTANGRRVARRILDDISGDGEGMSVKDAVKKAAKVIEDRRQKNLFATIFVLTDSAHQAQSDFVSSTRVSQFEIPTHTLYFGASNPEDVFAKRIKGLLSVSVQDLTLQLGLVSGSGQGEITSVYSLSGRPIWLGSGLIRLGDMYGEEEREVLVELKSPASAKSHRIMTVRSRHVDPTTQETRDSDDRALLIPHPTAVRSSSNTNIARLRNVHVSTRAVAESRRLIEASDYSGAERMLTSARALLVQYGLSSGDACLRGLDTEIADLNRVRGRHVVVKSPAEPVAQKTEPLTPTSAWRAAERLAKVAIMKKHMNRVSDLHGFENARF from the exons atgatgaatggtttGAAAAGAACGTTTTGGATTTCCAAACATAGAAAGACAGACGATAATAGAGTTGATGACCGAGCAAAACCCACTTCAAGGTTCGGTTTTTTCTCTAACCCGTCTACTCCAAAGTCAGAGACCCGACCCGATTCAGCTAGCTCCACACTTCGTTGCCAGAGCTGGGCCGCCACGGCCGTTGCCACTCCCTCGCCGTCTCTTCCCGCTAGTCCCAATCTCCAGTGCATAACTTCCGGCGACGTAACTCCGACAGCGTCTACGCCGAGGAGAAACAGAAgccctctctctcttctcagcCTCTCTTCCCCTTCGTCGCCGAAATCTCCGGCGAGCTTCTCTCTCCTCAAAGCAAAACTCTGTTTCACTAAA AGTAACGGCAGCAGATGTGGGATTTGCTTACAGAGCGCGAAAGCAGGGAGAGGAACGGCGATATTCACGGCTGAGTGTTCTCACACTTTTCATTTCCCGTGCGTAGCTTCACGCGCCGGTGATCTTAATCTACTCGCCGCGTGCCCCGTTTGCGGCGCGTCATGGAGAGAGACATcacttctccctctctctcccctCCACGACTTGAGATCCCCGGAATCATCCGGATCCGATTCCAGGACCCGAGAATCATCATCGTCCAAGAAGTCCTTAAGAGTCTACAACGACGACGAGCCTCTGATCTCCTCTCCGATCTCCCCTGCCGGTTTCAACACCATACTCGAATCAGACGAAAACGAcgacggagaagaagaagaagataacggCGGTTTCAAAGGCTTCTTCGTTAACACGCCGTCACCGTTAACGTCGAAGAAGAAACGGCTAACTGATTCCGTCGACGTCAAGCTGTCTTCGGAAGCGGCAGTTGTTGCCGTTGGGAGAGGCAACGAGACGTACTCGGTGCTGATGAAGATCAAATCCCCTCCGTTGCCGTCGTCCCGGCGCAGACCTCCGGTGGATTTAGTAACTGTTCTCGACGTCGGCGGAAGCAAGATCGAGACGGTGAGGCGGGCGATGAGGCTGGTGATTTCGTCTCTCCGGGAGAACGATCGTCTCTCGATGGTCTCGTTCTCGTCGAGCTCCAAGCGTTTATCGCCGCTGCGGAGGATGACGGCGAACGGACGGAGAGTAGCTCGTCGGATTCTTGACGATATCTCCGGCGACGGCGAGGGGATGAGCGTGAAGGACGCTGTTAAGAAGGCGGCTAAAGTGATCGAGGATCGCCGGCAGAAAAATCTGTTCGCCACCATCTTCGTCTTAACGGACTCGGCCCATCAGGCCCAATCAGATTTCGTTTCGTCCACGCGCGTCTCTCAGTTTGAAATCCCAACGCACACTCTCTATTTCGGCGCGTCTAACCCTGAGGACGTGTTTGCCAAACGCATCAAAGGTTTGTTGAGTGTGTCCGTTCAGGATCTTACTCTACAGCTCGGGTTGGTTTCCGGGTCGGGTCAAGGAGAGATTACCTCGGTTTATTCACTATCTGGTCGACCCATTTGGCTTGGATCCGGGCTCATTCGGTTGGGTGACATGTACggggaagaagaaagagaagtgTTGGTGGAACTAAAATCACCTGCATCTGCTAAGTCCCACAGGATCATGACCGTCCGATCTCGCCACGTAGATCCAACGACTCAGGAAACAAGGGACTCGGATGATCGAGCGCTTCTGATACCACATCCTACAGCCGTCAGATCATCATCCAACACGAACATTGCACGACTCAGAAACGTCCACGTCAGCACACGAGCCGTGGCGGAGTCTCGGCGACTAATCGAAGCCAGTGATTACTCGGGTGCTGAGCGAATGCTGACGTCAGCTCGAGCATTGCTGGTGCAATATGGCTTGAGTTCCGGTGACGCGTGCTTACGTGGTTTGGACACTGAGATAGCAGATTTGAATCGCGTCAGAGGTAGACACGTGGTTGTGAAGAGCCCAGCAGAGCCTGTGGCTCAGAAGACTGAGCCGTTGACACCAACTTCAGCTTGGAGAGCGGCTGAAAGATTGGCTAAGGTGGCGATCATGAAGAAGCATATGAACAGAGTCAGTGACCTCCATGGGTTTGAAAATGCTAGATTCTAG
- the LOC108854854 gene encoding uncharacterized protein LOC108854854: MRRRTSKRRRSIFLICYLSISGKEKDLMGGGGEHGHGGDFRAKVWSMSGGPYCRPKHWRRNTALAMFGVFLVCIPIALKSAELEQRPHMPVRPIPSQMWCKNFGTKDDYEKAH, from the exons ATGAGAAGAAGAACATCCAAGAGAAGACGATCCATCTTTCTCATCTGCTACCTCTCGATCTCAG GAAAAGAAAAGGATCTgatgggaggaggaggagagcaTGGACACGGAGGCGATTTCAGAGCGAAGGTTTGGAGCATGTCTGGTGGGCCTTACTGTAGGCCCAAACACTGGCGTCGCAACACAGCCCTTGCTATGTTCGGCGTCTTCCTTGTCTGCATCCCCATCGCCTTGAAATCTGCTGAGCTCGAG CAAAGGCCACACATGCCTGTACGTCCGATTCCTTCACAGATGTGGTGCAAGAACTTTGGTACCAAGGATGATTACGAAAAAGCGCATTGA
- the LOC130501188 gene encoding uncharacterized protein LOC130501188, with translation MVQHAAPSPAAAPHLPHDFPDIPEPHVAPGVMTVAQLVQQPGRDHLPYLTLYPREPGQTWFDRSHNGISAWINRMMYSDLKKGYATFTVMPRDEQELWFRQFAQEFNWHPDNTTFIRNAFIHKCMDSYSGQIYEWKQKWLADKVFSFF, from the exons ATGGTTCAGCATGCGGCTCCTTCTCCCGCTGCGGCCCCTCATCTTCCTCACGACTTCCCAGACATTCCCGAGCCTCATGTCGCTCCAGGAGTGATGACTGTTGCACAGCTGGTGCAACAGCCAGGTCGTGACCATCTCCCTTATCTCACTCTGTATCCTAGGGAACCCGGTCAGACTTG GTTCGACCGATCCCATAACGGGATCAGCGCTTGGATCAACAGGATGATGTATTCCGACCTCAAGAAGGGATACGCAACCTTCACAGTGATGCCGAGGGATGAGCAGGAGCTCTGGTTTCGTCAGTTTGCT CAAGAGTTCAACTGGCATCCGGATAACACGACGTTCATCCGCAACGCCTTCATCCACAAATGTATGGATTCATATTCCGGGCAAATATATGAATGGAAGCAGAAGTGGCTAGCGGATAaggtattttcttttttttaa
- the LOC130501187 gene encoding uncharacterized protein LOC130501187 has product MTTWEELCVHWDKDSTKQVSNTNSANRKSDRGGKGMYKHNLGAQSIPTLADKMAQENEGEPVGDFPLYKRIHTNKTTGQIDDGLAQEVVSLVDSMTQDEEARLSQIQADLDLDATSTESTALSQVRINELLESAIPKKKGRLVGLGRRSKSVPPTSQVPVDPTLMDQLKDKDERIRQLEEKMAAQERAREADRRRSEKMMAAFMRQFPDQNFDVDEDE; this is encoded by the exons atgaCCACTTGGGAGGAGTTGTGTGTCCATTGGGACAAGGACTCGACGAAGCAGGTCTCTAACACCAACTCCGCCAACCGCAAGAGCGATCGTGGCGGGAAGGGCATGTACAAGCACAATTTGGGTGCTCAGTCTATTCCCACTCTCGCAGACAAGATG GCGCAAGAAAATGAAGGTGAGCCCGTGGGTGATTTCCCTTTGTACAAGAGGATCCACACCAACAAGACCACGGGCCAGATTGATGACGGTCTTGCGCAGGAGGTTGTCTCCCTGGTGGACAGTATGACACAAGACGAGGAGGCCCGTCTCTCCCAGATCCAGGCCGATCTCGATCTTGACGCCACATCTACTGAGTCCACTGCCCTCTCTCAAGTCCGAATCAACGAGCTTCTTGAATCG gcgattccaaagaagaagggacGTTTGGTCGGTTTGGGTCGTCGATCCAAATCGGTTCCTCCTACGTCTCAGGTGCCAGTTGATCCTACTCTGATGGATCAACTGAAGGATAAGGATGAACGCATCCGTCAGTTGGAGGAGAAGATGGCGGCTCAAGAGAGAGCTAGAGAGGCAGACAGGAGGCGGAGTGAGAAGATGATGGCGGCCTTCATGAGGCAATTCCCGGACCAGAACTTCGACGTCGACGAGGACGAGTAG